DNA from Candidatus Nitrospira nitrificans:
CGCCTCGGTGGCGCAATGCCAGTTCAGCTGCCCCACCAGAGATCGCGACCGCTGATTTCCGCCTGTTCGTCCAAAGTTATGTCTTTGTTTCCAAGCGCCGCTCGCCGCCACTGGCTGTCCGCGAGCAGCATGCGCAGTCAGCCGACAGCGCACCGACTCATTCATGTCAAATCAGCCGGGAAGGCTACCGTGATGATATTGACCATAGACACATGTGACAAATTAAAATGATTTTTCGGACAGCAAGACTTGGTCCTGCATGAGGGCATTGAATGGTGCACTGAATCAGTGAGTTGCGAATCAGGCAAGGGAACTGTGACTTACATGAACGAAGGCAAGACCGTACAGAGCTGTACTAATTAGGACAGACAAGGACGCGGAGGACTATTCAACGCGAAGTTTCACGGATTGACCTGTGAATTACCAGAGCGCGCACAATTCGGTTGAGTGCGGCTCTCCAGAAGGCCGCTCATGATCACCTATTGATCAACACTCGTTCCAGCTGTGCCACAATCCGTTCCGCCGCCTTGCCGTCCCATTTCGGTGGAATCGCCCCTTTCTTCCATTGCCCGGCCATCAAGCGCGCAAGCGCGGGTGGCAGCTTGCTCGGATCAGTTCCGATCAGTTCGTTGGTGCCGATGGTGACGGTCTCGGGACGTTCGGTGTTGTCGCGCAGGGTGAGGCACGGCACACCAAGCACCGTCGTTTCCTCGGTAATCCCTCCTGAATCGGTGATCACACCCTTGGCATGCTTCACCAGGTAATTGAATTCCAAATAGCCCAGTGGATCGACGTAGTGCATGGACGGGAGCGTGTTCTGCGTGTCTCTCAGATTCTTAGCCGTCCTCGGATGGACCGGAAAGATAACGGGCAGGCCTTTGGTTCCATCTGCAATGGCGCGCAGCAATCGGAGCAGTTGTTGTTCTCCATCCACATTGGCCGGACGATGGAGCGTGATGACCATATAGCGACCGGGCCGCAAGGCGAGGGACTCCCAGCAGGCAGGCTGACGCAGCCGAGGCAACTGTTTGAGCAAGGTATCGATCATCGTATTGCCGACGAAAAAGATCTGATCGTCGGTCACGCCGGCCCGGCGCAAATTGTGGTTGGCCGTTTCGCTCGTCGTAAAAAACCAATTGGTGATGGAGTCGGTCACCACCCGGTTGATTTCTTCCGGCATGGTCCAATCGCCGGACCGAATCCCGCCCTCCACATGAGCCACCGGCACGCCGAGCTTGCGCGCGGCAATAGAACAGGCCATCGTGGACGTCACATCGCCGACAACCAGACAGAGGTCGCTCGTTTCCTTCAGTAAGACCTGTTCATACCCGACCATGATTCCGGCGGTCTGTTCGGCTTGAGTGCCCGACCCCACCTCGAGATTGATGTCCGGATCGGGGATCCCGAGTTCTTCGAAAAAACTGCCGGACATCGCGCGGTCGTAATGTTGGCCTGTATGAATCAATCGGTATCGGAGCTGCCCGCCACGGCGCTCAGCTGCGTTGAGCGCTTCAATGATCGGGGCGATTTTCATGAAATTCGGCCGGGCCCCCGCGATGATATCGATACGCTTCACCGTTCACCTCAACTTGGATGTGATTCTCATCAATCTACCTTGGCAGACTTCGAGGCGTACGCTTCGGTACAGTGAACCTCTGCGCGATGGGGGACCCGCCTGCGCGAAGCGCTTCGGCGAGGCAAGGAACGCCGGCGGCGGACTTTTTCGGCATCTCATTAGAATTGCACTTCCCGTATCATCTGACGATTGTCATGAAACCATTGGATCGTCTTCTTCAACCCGTCGCGCAAGCCATGCCGGGCTTCAAAGCCGAAGAGTTGCTTGGCCCGACTGACGTCCAGACACCGCCGAGGCTGGCCATTCGGTTTTGACGTATCCCACTGAATGTGCCCCGTGAACTCCACCTCAGTCGCAATCATCTTAGCAAGATCCCGAATGGCCACTTCTTCACCGGTTCCTAAGTTGACCGGGAAACTCCCCTCATACTGTTCGGCCGCCAAAAGAACGCCCTCGGCCGCATCCTCGACATACAAGAACTCTCGGCTTGGCGACCCGTCTCCCCAGAGCGTCATCGAAACCTGCCCCGCTTCCTTTGCGGCAACGCATTTCCGTATGAGTGCCGGAATGACGTGAGACGTTTCCAAATCGAAGTTATCGCGAGGTCCATACAGGTTGACGGGAAAGAGCACGATCGAATTGAACCCGTACTGTTGCCGGTAGGCCTGGGACTGCACCAGCATCATTTTCTTCGCCAGCCCGTAGGGGGCATTGGTTTCTTCCGGGTACCCGTTCCAGATGTCGTCTTCTTTGAAGGGAATCGGAGCGAACTTGGGATACGCGCAGATGGTTCCAAGCGCCACAAATTTCTTCAATCCTCGTTGACGGCCGACTTCGATCAGCTGCGTCCCCATCATCAGATTCTCGTAAAAGAACCGACCGGGATTGGCCTGGTTGGCGCCGATGCCGCCGACACGCGCGGCGAGATGGATGACGATATCGGGGTTCGCATCGCCATAGAGTTGCCGGACGGCATCCATCCGGACGAGATCGTAATCCTTGCTGCGTGGAACGACGATCTGTCGACAGCCCTTCGCGCGCAACTGCTCGACGACGAACGAACCGAGAAATCCGGCGCCGCCGGTGACGACCACGCATTGCTCTTCCCAAAATGACCTTGTTGAGTTCCGCCTCCCCTCCAACCTCTATCCTCCTCCAACCTCAAGTTCTCTTTCTCGTCCCATCTAGTTTCTCTTTCTCCGCCGCCAAATCCGCATCGACCATCATGGCGATCAGTGCTTCGAACCGGACTTTGGGCTGCCACCCGAGATGGGTCCTCGCCTTGCTGGCATCGCCGATGAGCAAATCGACCTCGGTCGGGCGGTAGTACTTGGCATCGATCTTCACATGTTTGGTCCAGTCCAGTTGCAGACGGTCGAATGCCAGCTCCAGCATCTCCTTCACGGTATGCGTTTCGCCGGTCGCGATGACATAGTCATCCGGCCTCGGGGCTTGCAACATCATCCACATGGCTTCGACATAGTCCCCGGCAAAACCCCAGTCCCGCTTGGCATCAAGGTTGCCGAGAAACAACTCCTGTTGAATACCGAGCTTGATCCGCGCCGCCGCTTTCGTAAT
Protein-coding regions in this window:
- a CDS encoding GDP-L-fucose synthase family protein; its protein translation is MVVTGGAGFLGSFVVEQLRAKGCRQIVVPRSKDYDLVRMDAVRQLYGDANPDIVIHLAARVGGIGANQANPGRFFYENLMMGTQLIEVGRQRGLKKFVALGTICAYPKFAPIPFKEDDIWNGYPEETNAPYGLAKKMMLVQSQAYRQQYGFNSIVLFPVNLYGPRDNFDLETSHVIPALIRKCVAAKEAGQVSMTLWGDGSPSREFLYVEDAAEGVLLAAEQYEGSFPVNLGTGEEVAIRDLAKMIATEVEFTGHIQWDTSKPNGQPRRCLDVSRAKQLFGFEARHGLRDGLKKTIQWFHDNRQMIREVQF
- the wecB gene encoding non-hydrolyzing UDP-N-acetylglucosamine 2-epimerase; this encodes MKRIDIIAGARPNFMKIAPIIEALNAAERRGGQLRYRLIHTGQHYDRAMSGSFFEELGIPDPDINLEVGSGTQAEQTAGIMVGYEQVLLKETSDLCLVVGDVTSTMACSIAARKLGVPVAHVEGGIRSGDWTMPEEINRVVTDSITNWFFTTSETANHNLRRAGVTDDQIFFVGNTMIDTLLKQLPRLRQPACWESLALRPGRYMVITLHRPANVDGEQQLLRLLRAIADGTKGLPVIFPVHPRTAKNLRDTQNTLPSMHYVDPLGYLEFNYLVKHAKGVITDSGGITEETTVLGVPCLTLRDNTERPETVTIGTNELIGTDPSKLPPALARLMAGQWKKGAIPPKWDGKAAERIVAQLERVLINR